The Manihot esculenta cultivar AM560-2 chromosome 11, M.esculenta_v8, whole genome shotgun sequence genome includes a region encoding these proteins:
- the LOC110627066 gene encoding fasciclin-like arabinogalactan protein 12, producing the protein MKQQSCVLFSLLIVFVYCTITLAQSPAAAPAQGPVAASPPSPVISQTPAASPAQAASAPAPTNVTKILEKSGHFTVFIRLLKSTQEENHLLTVLNNSNNGLTIFAPTDGAFSTLKSGTLNSLTDEQKSELVKFHVIPTFLSTSQFQTVTNPVGTEAGSGGRVALNFTTYPNSVNITTGLTNTSISGTVYADNQLALYRVDKVLLPMDIFTSKPPSPAPGPAPEKLKPKKEAPVAETPVVSATVTTSGAVSSVHYHAMLLGICVVAAMLSL; encoded by the coding sequence ATGAAACAACAATCTTGCGTCTTATTTTCACTTCTTATTGTCTTCGTTTATTGCACTATAACTTTAGCTCAGTCTCCGGCTGCTGCACCTGCACAAGGACCGGTGGCTGCATCCCCTCCTTCTCCAGTCATATCACAGACACCAGCTGCATCCCCAGCACAGGCAGCTTCAGCACCTGCTCCCACCAACGTCACTAAAATTCTCGAAAAATCTGGCCATTTCACAGTCTTCATCCGCCTTTTAAAATCCACCCAAGAAGAAAACCACTTACTCACTGTCCTCAACAACTCAAACAATGGTCTGACCATCTTTGCACCAACCGACGGTGCTTTTTCGACACTTAAATCAGGCACTCTCAACTCACTAACGGATGAACAGAAGTCTGAGTTGGTGAAGTTTCATGTGATTCCTACATTTCTATCAACTTCCCAGTTCCAGACCGTGACTAATCCAGTAGGAACAGAGGCTGGAAGTGGTGGCCGTGTAGCTCTCAACTTTACAACTTATCCCAATTCAGTGAACATCACTACAGGACTTACCAATACAAGCATTTCTGGCACCGTGTACGCAGACAACCAGCTAGCCCTTTACAGGGTCGACAAGGTGCTGCTTCCTATGGACATTTTCACTTCTAAGCCTCCATCTCCTGCACCAGGACCAGCACCGGAGAAATTAAAGCCCAAGAAGGAGGCTCCTGTGGCTGAGACTCCTGTTGTTTCTGCTACTGTGACTACGTCTGGAGCTGTAAGCTCTGTGCATTATCATGCGATGCTTCTCGGAATTTGTGTCGTTGCTGCAATGTTGTCTTTATAA
- the LOC110626246 gene encoding fasciclin-like arabinogalactan protein 12, translating to MVAKLLLFFVLHCTVTLAQGPAAAPAPPGPTNVTKILEKAGQFTVFIRLLKATQEDVTLNGQLNNTNNGITMFAPSDSAFQSLKSGTLNSINDQEKAELVQFHIIPTYLSSSQFQTVSNPVTTQAGSGDRFQLNVTTTGNAVNISTGLTNTSVSGTVYTDGQLAIYQVDKVLLPIDVFTPKPPTPAPAPETPKKKKAKSAESPDAPKDISGAVSFIMSNNMVFFGVGIFSALLSL from the coding sequence ATGGTGGCAAAACTTCTCCTATTCTTTGTCCTCCATTGCACTGTAACACTTGCTCAGGGTCCAGCAGCAGCTCCAGCACCACCTGGCCCTACCAATGTTACGAAAATCCTCGAAAAGGCCGGCCAGTTCACCGTTTTTATTCGGCTTCTGAAAGCCACCCAAGAGGATGTCACATTAAATGGTCAGCTCAATAACACTAACAATGGCATTACCATGTTTGCACCAAGTGATAGTGCCTTTCAGAGCCTCAAATCAGGCACCCTCAACTCCATAAACGATCAAGAGAAAGCTGAGCTTGTTCAGTTTCATATCATCCCAACTTATCTATCGAGTTCTCAGTTTCAGACCGTGAGCAATCCGGTGACCACACAGGCAGGATCAGGCGACAGATTTCAGCTTAACGTGACGACTACAGGGAATGCTGTGAATATCTCTACAGGACTTACAAATACAAGTGTATCTGGTACTGTGTACACTGATGGGCAACTCGCCATTTATCAAGTTGACAAGGTGCTACTTCCTATAGATGTTTTTACTCCTAAACCACCAACTCCGGCACCGGCGCCGGAGAcaccgaagaagaagaaggcgaAGAGTGCAGAGAGCCCAGATGCTCCTAAGGACATTTCTGGAGCAGTAAGCTTTATAATGAGTAACAATATGGTGTTCTTTGGAGTTGGTATATTTAGTGCATTACTTTCTTTGTGA